From a region of the Verrucomicrobiia bacterium genome:
- a CDS encoding alpha/beta hydrolase produces the protein MNAMAVEKGLLSGDLSYVRLGNGPQTVVVFPGLADAAWDVTSRKWDFSSRHRRLADAFTVYIISRKRGLPRGYTTRDMADDYARAFEGEIGSADVLGISLGGYVAQHFAADYPDHVKRLVIACAAHRVSEEGRKTPKRWLTLARQGHWREFYQDICRVTVEEYRHTFKRFLVSLIQTPPRNPADFLVSLEACLAHDGWEPLARIQAPTLVIGGTEDIFFPPSLLRETARRVPEATLRFIVGGGHSAYELHKQEFQDAVLGFLQNHEATLAAAGDPLATTGELQVTA, from the coding sequence ATGAATGCGATGGCGGTGGAAAAAGGGTTGTTGTCGGGAGACCTTTCCTATGTGCGATTGGGGAACGGGCCGCAGACGGTGGTTGTTTTTCCAGGACTGGCTGATGCGGCATGGGACGTGACAAGTCGGAAATGGGATTTCTCCTCCCGTCATCGACGTCTCGCGGATGCATTCACTGTCTACATCATCAGCAGGAAGCGCGGACTGCCGCGTGGTTACACTACACGAGACATGGCGGACGATTACGCGCGGGCATTTGAAGGCGAGATTGGCTCGGCCGACGTTTTGGGGATTTCTCTGGGAGGTTACGTGGCCCAGCATTTCGCCGCGGATTATCCGGACCATGTGAAACGGCTGGTGATCGCCTGCGCCGCGCACCGCGTCAGCGAAGAGGGACGGAAAACCCCGAAGCGCTGGTTGACCTTGGCGCGGCAAGGACATTGGCGGGAGTTTTACCAGGACATTTGCAGGGTCACAGTGGAGGAATACCGCCACACTTTCAAACGGTTCCTGGTTTCATTGATACAAACGCCTCCGCGCAATCCCGCAGATTTTCTTGTTTCCCTGGAAGCCTGCCTTGCCCATGACGGCTGGGAACCATTGGCCCGAATTCAGGCGCCGACCCTGGTGATCGGCGGCACCGAGGACATCTTTTTCCCACCGTCGCTGTTGCGCGAGACGGCGCGCCGCGTACCGGAAGCCACCCTGCGGTTCATTGTTGGCGGCGGCCATTCGGCGTATGAATTGCACAAGCAGGAGTTTCAAGACGCGGTCCTGGGATTCCTGCAGAATCACGAAGCAACGTTGGCTGCGGCAGGCGATCCACTGGCTACAACCGGCGAACTACAGGTGACGGCATGA
- the icd gene encoding isocitrate dehydrogenase (NADP(+)) has translation MAKISIQNGRLNVPDSPTIPFIRGDGTGPDIWAASERVFDAAVKKAYGGKRKIEWLEVFAGETAFQKFNNWLPDETVKAFQDYLVGIKGPLTTPVGKGIRSLNVALRQMLDLYVCLRPVRWFKGVPSPVKHPEKVDMVIFRENTEDIYAGIEYAAGTPEAQKVLDFLAKEFPKDFKKIRFGSLEAAQGWQGQLEKIGAPKRSVNVQVGIGIKPVSYLGTERLVHTAIGYAIQQKRKSVTLVHKGNIMKFTEGGFRDWGYDVAKNFYGAVEIDGGPWCKIPDGKPGAGLVIKDAIADIALQQVLTRPEDFSVIATLNLNGDYLSDALAAQVGGIGIAPGGNINYITGHAIFEATHGTAPKYANQDRVNPGSVILSGEMMLRYLGWTEAADLILQGMDGAINAKTVTYDFARQMEGAKEVKCSEFGDAVIAKMWA, from the coding sequence ATGGCAAAGATTTCCATTCAAAACGGCCGGCTCAACGTTCCCGACAGTCCAACCATTCCCTTCATCCGCGGCGACGGCACGGGGCCCGATATCTGGGCCGCCAGTGAGCGCGTGTTCGACGCGGCGGTGAAGAAGGCGTACGGGGGCAAACGCAAGATCGAATGGCTGGAGGTTTTCGCGGGCGAGACCGCGTTCCAGAAGTTCAACAACTGGTTGCCAGACGAGACCGTCAAGGCGTTCCAAGACTACCTCGTCGGCATCAAAGGCCCCCTCACCACGCCCGTCGGCAAAGGCATCCGCAGCTTGAACGTCGCGTTGCGCCAGATGCTCGACCTGTACGTCTGCCTGCGCCCCGTCCGCTGGTTCAAGGGCGTCCCCTCGCCTGTTAAGCATCCCGAGAAAGTGGACATGGTGATCTTCCGCGAGAATACGGAGGACATTTACGCGGGCATTGAGTATGCCGCAGGCACCCCCGAGGCGCAGAAGGTTCTCGATTTTCTGGCAAAGGAATTCCCAAAGGATTTTAAGAAGATTCGCTTTGGCTCGCTCGAGGCCGCGCAGGGATGGCAGGGTCAGTTGGAGAAGATCGGCGCACCCAAGCGTTCGGTGAACGTGCAGGTCGGCATCGGCATCAAGCCGGTAAGTTATCTCGGCACGGAACGGCTTGTGCACACGGCCATCGGCTACGCCATCCAGCAGAAACGCAAGAGCGTCACGCTCGTCCACAAGGGCAACATCATGAAGTTCACCGAGGGCGGCTTCCGCGACTGGGGTTATGATGTCGCGAAGAACTTTTACGGCGCGGTGGAGATCGACGGCGGCCCGTGGTGCAAGATTCCCGACGGCAAACCCGGCGCGGGCCTCGTCATCAAGGACGCCATTGCCGACATCGCGCTCCAGCAAGTGCTCACCCGCCCCGAGGATTTCAGCGTCATCGCCACGCTCAATCTCAACGGCGATTATCTCAGCGACGCGCTCGCCGCGCAAGTCGGCGGCATCGGCATCGCCCCCGGCGGCAACATCAATTACATCACCGGCCACGCGATCTTCGAAGCCACGCACGGCACCGCACCCAAGTACGCCAACCAGGACCGGGTCAACCCCGGCTCCGTCATCCTCAGCGGCGAAATGATGCTGCGCTACCTCGGCTGGACCGAGGCCGCCGACCTGATCCTCCAGGGCATGGACGGCGCCATCAACGCCAAAACCGTCACCTACGACTTCGCAAGACAGATGGAAGGTGCGAAGGAAGTAAAATGCAGCGAGTTTGGTGATGCGGTGATTGCGAAGATGTGGGCGTAA
- a CDS encoding ester cyclase, with protein MNELENSGSAANLTPAQESLRQLWEEHVRHEFATHNTGDTLDTMVEDAYVNHIPVLTGGVGRDELREFYSKRFIPQMPPDTEMTAISRTIGNDQLVDEMVFKFTHTIRMDWMLPGIAPTGKRVEVPLVAIVRFREGKLAHEHIYWDQASVLVQLGLLDAGVLPVAGIESARKALDPRLPSNTLIRRADQRQ; from the coding sequence ATGAATGAACTGGAGAATTCAGGTTCAGCCGCGAACCTCACCCCGGCCCAGGAGTCACTGCGGCAGCTCTGGGAAGAACACGTGCGACACGAGTTCGCCACCCACAACACCGGGGACACGCTCGACACGATGGTCGAGGACGCTTACGTCAACCATATCCCCGTGTTGACGGGAGGGGTTGGCCGTGACGAGCTGCGGGAGTTTTACTCCAAGCGTTTCATTCCCCAGATGCCACCTGACACCGAGATGACTGCCATTTCGAGGACCATCGGCAACGATCAACTGGTGGACGAAATGGTATTCAAATTCACCCACACCATCCGCATGGACTGGATGCTCCCGGGCATTGCGCCGACGGGAAAGCGGGTGGAGGTTCCGCTCGTCGCCATCGTTCGATTCCGGGAGGGCAAATTGGCCCACGAGCACATTTACTGGGACCAGGCTTCCGTGCTGGTTCAACTGGGCTTGCTCGACGCCGGGGTCCTGCCCGTCGCGGGTATTGAAAGTGCGCGCAAGGCGCTTGACCCAAGGTTGCCATCCAATACACTGATTCGCCGTGCCGACCAACGCCAGTAA
- a CDS encoding SMP-30/gluconolactonase/LRE family protein, which translates to MPTNASNHSIPAEKIAGDFQFLEGPVWVPTRNELLFSDIPAGRICRYTPATNSFSIFREPSGQANGNALDPQGRLVTCEHENRRTSRTELDGTVSALATHYEGKRLNSPNDIVCKSDGSVYFSDPPYGVNPELRELDFQGVFRVSADSETLTLVASDFIKPNGLAFSPDEKILYVADTEIGHIRAFDVSPDGTLTNSRVFCNVERPDGFRVDVEGSLYISAMKSVEVFDRTGKKFGEITLPERPANVAFGDPDRQTLYICARTGLYRARINVPGAK; encoded by the coding sequence GTGCCGACCAACGCCAGTAATCATTCAATTCCCGCTGAAAAAATCGCGGGCGACTTTCAATTCCTTGAAGGTCCGGTCTGGGTACCCACCCGGAATGAACTGCTCTTTAGTGACATTCCCGCCGGCCGGATCTGCCGCTACACGCCGGCGACGAATTCATTCAGCATTTTTCGCGAACCGAGCGGGCAGGCCAACGGGAACGCGCTCGATCCCCAGGGCCGCCTCGTCACTTGCGAGCATGAGAACCGTCGCACCTCGCGCACCGAACTGGACGGAACGGTCAGCGCTCTCGCCACGCATTACGAAGGCAAGCGACTTAACAGCCCCAATGACATCGTCTGCAAGAGCGACGGCTCGGTGTACTTCAGTGATCCTCCCTATGGGGTGAACCCCGAACTGCGCGAGTTGGATTTCCAAGGGGTGTTCCGCGTTTCGGCGGATAGCGAAACCCTCACGTTGGTTGCGAGCGACTTCATCAAACCCAACGGCCTCGCCTTCTCACCCGACGAAAAGATCCTCTATGTTGCCGACACGGAAATCGGCCATATTCGCGCTTTTGATGTAAGCCCCGACGGCACCCTCACAAACAGCCGCGTCTTCTGCAACGTAGAACGCCCCGATGGTTTTCGCGTAGACGTTGAGGGCAGTCTTTACATCTCTGCAATGAAATCGGTCGAGGTGTTCGACCGCACCGGGAAGAAGTTCGGCGAGATCACCTTGCCCGAACGCCCCGCCAACGTCGCCTTTGGCGATCCCGACCGCCAAACCCTCTACATCTGCGCCCGCACCGGTCTTTACCGCGCCCGCATAAATGTCCCCGGGGCGAAATAA
- a CDS encoding mechanosensitive ion channel family protein, translated as MPPVEQWQNTIVNFFITYGFQMVGAVIILIAGGLIARWLAGLTDRTLIKHHLEPPIRVLMVRVVRLIVFGFAVVLALDKFGVPITPMVAGIGVAGVGIGLAAQGVLGNIFAGLTIIFTKPFRVGEYIELLHVSGEVTNIELFSTTLLHGDRSRVVIPNRKIVGEILHNYGATRQLSLSVGIAYNANVTQALSIVREILSANPRVLKDPKPVVGIEALADSAITIGILPWVAVPDYGPAQLEIYQAIIDQFRTRGIEIPFPQREVRLLGKATA; from the coding sequence ATGCCTCCCGTGGAACAGTGGCAAAACACCATCGTTAACTTTTTCATCACCTACGGGTTTCAGATGGTCGGCGCGGTCATTATCCTCATTGCCGGCGGCCTGATCGCCCGCTGGCTGGCCGGTCTCACCGACAGGACATTAATCAAACACCACCTCGAACCGCCAATTCGCGTTCTCATGGTCCGCGTCGTGCGCCTCATCGTCTTCGGGTTCGCCGTGGTCCTGGCGTTGGACAAGTTTGGCGTACCCATTACGCCCATGGTGGCGGGAATTGGCGTGGCCGGTGTCGGTATCGGTTTGGCGGCCCAGGGTGTGCTCGGCAACATCTTCGCCGGCTTGACCATCATTTTCACAAAACCATTCCGCGTCGGCGAATACATTGAACTGCTGCACGTCAGTGGCGAGGTCACCAACATCGAACTTTTCTCCACAACGTTGCTCCACGGCGACCGGTCGCGCGTCGTGATTCCCAACCGGAAAATCGTCGGTGAAATCTTGCACAACTACGGTGCCACGCGCCAACTCAGCCTCAGCGTCGGCATCGCCTACAACGCCAACGTCACCCAGGCCTTGAGCATCGTGCGCGAAATCCTCAGCGCCAACCCGCGTGTGCTGAAAGACCCCAAGCCGGTGGTCGGCATCGAAGCGCTGGCGGATTCCGCAATCACGATTGGCATCCTACCGTGGGTGGCGGTGCCGGATTATGGTCCGGCGCAATTGGAAATCTACCAGGCCATTATCGACCAGTTCCGAACGAGGGGCATTGAGATCCCCTTCCCGCAACGCGAAGTGCGCTTGCTGGGAAAAGCCACGGCCTAA
- a CDS encoding pyridoxal phosphate-dependent aminotransferase, producing the protein MQQLAQRATTLTPSLTLGIDAKAKKLKAEGVDVCGFGAGEPDFDTPQYIKDAAAQALAAGFTKYTPSSGIPELRAAIAEKLKNENGLDYKPSQVIVNCGAKHSCFNVILATCQAGDEVIIPAPYWLSYPEMVKLADASPVTVQTEEENGFKITPDQFRDAMTPATKLIILNSPGNPTGSVYTREELQALAEVALEEDILMLSDEIYEKIVYDGTEFVSLASLGSEVYDLTITVNGFSKAYAMTGWRLGYIAAPDHIAAAIDSIQSHSTSNPTSFAQKGALAGLKGDQSFIGEMVKAFTERRAYMHDRLTKIPGVTCVKPMGAFYMLPNISKFGLNSTAFCSKLLDEQKVAAVPGIAFGSDAHMRLSYACSMENIQKGLDRIEAFCKSLKG; encoded by the coding sequence ATGCAACAGCTCGCACAACGCGCCACAACCCTGACCCCGTCGCTGACCCTCGGCATCGATGCGAAGGCGAAAAAGCTCAAAGCGGAAGGAGTTGATGTGTGCGGCTTCGGCGCCGGCGAACCCGATTTTGATACCCCGCAATACATCAAGGATGCTGCCGCCCAGGCTCTGGCCGCCGGCTTCACAAAGTACACGCCATCCTCGGGCATCCCGGAATTACGGGCCGCTATCGCGGAGAAGCTGAAGAACGAGAATGGCCTCGACTACAAGCCATCCCAGGTCATTGTCAATTGTGGCGCGAAACATTCGTGTTTCAACGTCATCCTCGCGACTTGCCAGGCAGGCGACGAAGTCATCATTCCCGCGCCGTACTGGCTGAGCTACCCCGAAATGGTCAAGCTCGCCGATGCCTCACCCGTGACCGTCCAAACCGAAGAGGAGAACGGCTTCAAGATCACGCCGGACCAGTTCCGCGACGCAATGACGCCGGCCACGAAGCTCATCATCCTCAACTCACCGGGCAACCCGACCGGCTCCGTGTACACTCGCGAGGAATTGCAAGCCCTCGCGGAAGTGGCGCTGGAAGAGGACATCCTCATGCTGTCGGACGAGATTTACGAGAAAATCGTCTACGATGGCACCGAGTTTGTCAGCCTCGCGTCCCTGGGCAGCGAGGTTTACGACCTGACGATCACCGTCAACGGCTTCAGCAAGGCCTACGCGATGACCGGCTGGCGTCTCGGCTACATCGCCGCGCCGGACCACATCGCCGCCGCGATCGACTCCATCCAGTCGCATTCAACTTCGAATCCGACCAGTTTTGCGCAGAAGGGCGCGCTTGCGGGATTGAAGGGCGACCAGTCGTTCATCGGGGAGATGGTCAAGGCCTTCACCGAACGCCGCGCGTACATGCACGATCGGCTCACGAAGATTCCGGGTGTTACCTGTGTGAAACCGATGGGCGCTTTTTACATGTTGCCGAATATTTCCAAGTTCGGCCTCAACTCGACCGCTTTCTGCTCGAAGCTGTTGGATGAACAGAAGGTTGCGGCGGTCCCTGGCATCGCTTTCGGCAGCGATGCGCACATGCGCCTCAGCTACGCCTGTTCGATGGAGAACATCCAGAAAGGCCTCGACCGGATCGAAGCTTTTTGCAAGAGCCTGAAGGGGTAG
- a CDS encoding DUF933 domain-containing protein, whose translation MKIALIGLPQVGKKTVFSLLTGMGIDHLLGRAAEYHVGAVRVADQRIDKLSAMYNPKKTKYAEIECTLAPAPPHEPKPREQWLNKLKDMDAFCHVVRAFEDPSVFHVNGSVDPLRDIDAMNLELAISDLSLIETRLNRIAQDQKRKFEQERADEAALLEKLKPHLEAGKSLREYAWHEGEEKRLRSLQFLTVKGIVTALNCGENNFPNPKLVDAAESKLTGPRSEVCELSAKTEAEVAQIENPAERAEFLAALGITEPAINVLTRFLYKALGYISFFTSGEDEVRAWTIRHGATSVDAAHAIHSDLARGFIRAEVMKYGDLIGAAAGLHPETSAKVWHAAEVKLKETGKLYIKGKEYVVEDGDIINIRHSG comes from the coding sequence ATGAAAATTGCGCTTATCGGCCTGCCGCAAGTCGGCAAGAAGACCGTCTTCTCGCTGCTCACGGGCATGGGGATTGACCACTTGCTAGGCCGCGCCGCCGAATACCATGTCGGCGCGGTCAGGGTCGCCGATCAGCGCATCGACAAACTTTCGGCGATGTACAACCCGAAGAAGACGAAGTACGCCGAGATTGAGTGCACGCTGGCCCCCGCCCCGCCCCACGAGCCGAAACCGCGCGAGCAATGGCTCAACAAGTTGAAGGACATGGATGCGTTCTGCCATGTGGTCCGGGCATTTGAAGATCCGTCCGTGTTTCACGTGAACGGCTCTGTCGACCCGCTACGCGACATCGACGCGATGAACCTGGAGTTAGCCATCAGCGATCTCAGCCTCATCGAGACGCGCCTCAATCGCATCGCGCAGGACCAGAAGCGGAAATTCGAGCAGGAACGCGCCGACGAAGCCGCGCTGCTCGAAAAACTCAAACCGCACCTCGAAGCAGGCAAATCGCTTCGGGAATACGCATGGCACGAGGGCGAAGAGAAGCGACTCCGCTCGCTGCAATTCCTCACGGTCAAAGGCATCGTCACCGCGCTGAATTGTGGCGAAAACAATTTCCCTAACCCGAAGCTGGTGGACGCGGCGGAGTCGAAACTCACCGGGCCGCGTTCCGAAGTCTGCGAACTCAGCGCCAAGACGGAGGCCGAGGTTGCCCAGATCGAAAACCCCGCCGAGCGAGCCGAGTTTCTGGCCGCGCTCGGGATCACGGAACCGGCGATCAACGTCCTCACGCGCTTCCTCTATAAGGCGCTAGGTTACATCTCGTTTTTCACGAGTGGCGAAGACGAAGTGCGCGCCTGGACCATCCGCCACGGCGCCACGTCCGTCGATGCCGCGCACGCCATTCACTCGGACCTCGCCCGCGGTTTCATCCGCGCAGAGGTGATGAAATACGGCGACCTGATCGGGGCCGCTGCCGGCCTGCACCCTGAAACTTCGGCGAAGGTCTGGCACGCCGCCGAAGTGAAGCTCAAGGAAACCGGCAAGCTCTATATCAAAGGCAAAGAGTATGTCGTCGAAGATGGCGACATCATCAACATCCGCCACAGCGGCTGA
- a CDS encoding metalloregulator ArsR/SmtB family transcription factor, whose amino-acid sequence MVKYRTDSLDATFAALADPTRRAILARLSRGESTVMELAEPFDMSLPAISKHLRVLEHAGLLERHKRGRVRHCRVDPRRMKEAGAWIARYQRFWEGQFDALAKYLNESKGKED is encoded by the coding sequence ATGGTTAAGTATAGGACTGATTCCCTGGACGCAACATTCGCCGCGCTGGCTGACCCGACGCGGCGCGCGATCCTGGCCCGGCTGAGCCGTGGTGAATCCACGGTCATGGAATTGGCCGAGCCGTTTGACATGTCGTTGCCCGCCATTTCGAAGCATTTGCGGGTATTGGAACACGCCGGCCTGTTGGAGCGCCACAAGCGCGGCCGCGTGCGGCATTGCCGCGTGGATCCGCGCCGCATGAAAGAGGCGGGCGCCTGGATCGCGCGGTACCAGCGGTTCTGGGAAGGCCAGTTCGATGCTTTGGCGAAATACCTGAACGAATCCAAAGGAAAGGAAGACTAA
- a CDS encoding choice-of-anchor Q domain-containing protein, translated as MSHFSRAFPYLLIALCLGPTNRMFGATHTVTTTGDTGAGSLRQTVATSTTNDTIDFSVTGTITLTSGEIALDKNLIVSGPGADVLAVSGNNASRIFNVASNATVSVSGLTFKNGTDASGAGGGIHNAGTLTLLACTISNCQAGAAGTPLSGGGAIFNATSGVLVVVNSTLDHNQATGGAGDESGGGIYNAGGSATISNSTVAANVAQGTNGFGGGVFNLSGSNVLISSTVALNSAAGAGGGVANSNGVFTVTDSIIATNAATSVTTNAPDAIGDFVSGGFNLIGDADDSTGFGGDLIGSAASPLDPLFGPLQNNGGTTFTLELLPGSPAINAGSCASTNGTDADQRGFPRPVGSACDIGPFEVQACTNLGSTITCISTNLVGVPIDPAGGRVFFDTPTFTSSCPGANVQTTPPSGGLFPIGTNAIPAVLLDASGTELTNCSFTVIIRGIDEELNDAIAVAQGLGLSLKLQNVIVRKLNAAKKTLLAGHRGQTCRTLQKLVTRVNAEVRHGFITTDQANQLFVPISGVEGAVGCR; from the coding sequence ATGAGTCATTTCTCGCGGGCGTTCCCCTACCTGCTCATCGCACTTTGTCTCGGTCCCACCAATCGCATGTTTGGCGCCACCCACACGGTCACCACTACCGGCGATACCGGCGCAGGATCCCTGCGGCAAACAGTCGCCACTTCGACGACGAACGACACCATCGATTTCTCGGTCACGGGAACCATCACACTGACCAGTGGTGAAATCGCGCTCGATAAGAACCTGATCGTGTCCGGTCCCGGGGCTGATGTTCTGGCCGTCAGCGGCAACAACGCCAGCCGCATCTTCAATGTCGCCAGCAATGCCACGGTTTCAGTTTCGGGACTAACCTTCAAGAATGGCACCGATGCTTCCGGTGCCGGTGGCGGCATCCACAACGCGGGCACATTGACTCTCCTAGCCTGCACAATTTCCAACTGCCAGGCCGGCGCAGCGGGCACGCCCCTTTCCGGTGGCGGCGCGATCTTCAATGCTACCTCGGGCGTCCTGGTCGTCGTGAACAGCACGCTGGACCACAATCAGGCCACGGGTGGCGCCGGCGATGAGTCGGGTGGCGGCATCTATAATGCGGGCGGTTCCGCGACCATCAGCAACAGCACGGTCGCGGCGAACGTCGCCCAGGGAACGAATGGTTTCGGTGGTGGCGTGTTCAACCTCTCCGGCTCGAACGTGCTGATTAGCAGCACGGTCGCCCTCAATTCAGCGGCGGGAGCCGGCGGCGGTGTGGCCAATTCCAACGGCGTGTTCACCGTGACTGACTCCATTATTGCAACCAATGCCGCAACGAGCGTGACGACCAATGCGCCCGACGCGATCGGCGACTTCGTTTCCGGCGGTTTCAACCTGATCGGTGACGCGGATGACAGCACCGGCTTCGGAGGTGACCTCATCGGCTCGGCTGCTTCTCCTCTCGATCCTCTGTTCGGACCTCTCCAGAACAACGGCGGGACAACCTTCACGCTCGAGTTGCTGCCGGGCAGTCCGGCCATCAACGCCGGCAGTTGCGCCAGCACCAACGGAACCGATGCCGACCAACGTGGCTTCCCTCGTCCGGTTGGATCGGCTTGCGATATTGGCCCCTTCGAGGTGCAGGCCTGCACCAACCTCGGATCGACGATCACCTGCATTTCAACCAATCTCGTTGGTGTGCCCATCGACCCCGCAGGCGGGCGAGTCTTTTTTGACACCCCCACGTTCACCAGTAGCTGCCCCGGAGCGAACGTCCAGACCACACCTCCTTCGGGCGGCCTGTTTCCGATCGGCACCAATGCAATCCCCGCTGTTCTTCTCGACGCATCCGGAACGGAGCTGACCAATTGCTCGTTCACCGTCATCATCCGCGGCATCGACGAGGAACTTAATGACGCCATTGCGGTGGCACAGGGCCTCGGCTTGAGTTTGAAACTGCAAAACGTGATCGTGCGCAAGCTGAACGCTGCGAAGAAGACGCTGCTGGCCGGACACAGAGGTCAAACGTGCCGAACCCTGCAAAAGTTGGTCACTCGCGTCAACGCGGAGGTCCGCCATGGTTTCATAACGACGGACCAGGCGAATCAGCTTTTCGTGCCAATTTCGGGCGTCGAGGGCGCGGTGGGTTGCCGGTAG
- a CDS encoding cupin gives MPTFIEKPTRITAAGNKPKLIDEFIGRVNSKTDAVSIAHMRSPSGWVEPGQTPQFDEYTYVLKGVLQVKHKGGALEVRAGQAVITRKGEWVQYSTPSADGAEYIAVCLPAFSPDTVHRDET, from the coding sequence ATGCCAACATTCATTGAAAAACCTACGCGCATCACTGCGGCGGGCAACAAACCGAAGCTCATAGACGAATTCATCGGACGCGTGAATTCGAAGACTGACGCTGTCAGCATCGCCCATATGCGGAGTCCGTCGGGTTGGGTGGAACCGGGGCAAACGCCGCAATTCGACGAGTACACCTACGTACTGAAGGGCGTGCTGCAGGTGAAACACAAAGGTGGCGCACTCGAAGTCCGTGCCGGACAGGCCGTCATCACGCGCAAGGGCGAATGGGTCCAGTACAGCACCCCGTCAGCGGACGGTGCCGAGTACATCGCGGTTTGCCTGCCCGCTTTCTCTCCCGACACCGTCCACCGCGACGAGACCTGA
- a CDS encoding SRPBCC domain-containing protein, whose protein sequence is MTPTKTITATEKLRISRTFDAPRERVYRAWTDPEQMKRWFVPADGFATHAVELDVRVGGKYRIEIKPPEGKLHVAVGTYREIKPPEKLVFTWKTEGSSCAGEDSSGNSTETLVTIEFHARGNATEVVLTHENFPDAESRDRHNHGWNGCLSHLGEFVTAKS, encoded by the coding sequence ATGACCCCGACCAAAACGATCACCGCAACGGAAAAACTTCGCATATCACGAACATTCGACGCGCCCCGTGAACGCGTTTACCGCGCGTGGACGGACCCCGAACAGATGAAACGCTGGTTTGTCCCAGCCGACGGATTTGCAACCCACGCAGTGGAGTTGGATGTGCGTGTCGGCGGAAAGTACCGCATCGAGATAAAACCTCCCGAAGGAAAACTGCATGTCGCCGTCGGCACCTACCGCGAGATCAAGCCGCCCGAAAAGCTGGTGTTCACGTGGAAAACGGAAGGAAGCTCCTGTGCGGGCGAAGATAGCTCCGGCAATTCGACGGAAACACTCGTCACGATCGAATTCCATGCGCGGGGCAATGCCACCGAAGTCGTGTTGACGCACGAGAATTTCCCCGACGCGGAATCCCGCGACCGCCACAATCATGGCTGGAACGGCTGCCTCAGCCACCTCGGGGAATTTGTTACTGCGAAATCCTAA